From Halorientalis litorea:
TACGACCGCACGTACGACATACGGCAACTCCGCGAACCGACCGGCATCGCCACCGAGGAACAGTTCGACGTACTCATCGTCTCCCCCGAGACCGAAACGGGTGGCCGCCGCATCAACGAGATACGGCGGGACAGGGGACACGACCCGCTCGACATCGAAGTCGTCGACCACGTGTACGCCGACGACGGCGAAATCATTTCGAGTACCCGCATCGTCCGCGGCGAGATAGACGAACACGGGAATCTCACCCCCGACCGCGACGGCCGCCCGATGCGCGACGCCGGCGAGTGACTACCAGTCCGGGGCGTCTAGCCCGGCAGTCTCCAGAAGGTCCTTCCACCGTTGCTGCACCGTCAGCCGTGAGACGCCCACGGCCGACGCCACCTCCCCTTGCGACCGGCGTTCACCCGTGACCAACGTCGCAACGTAGAGACTGGCCGCCAGCACCGCCCGCTTCGACCGGTCGTCGTCCGGGACCGACGAGAGGAACAGGTCGGCGGCGCGGACTTCCGTCTCCTCCCCGAGGTCCAGCGTCTCCCTCGCGTCGGCTAACTCGGTGAGCCACTGCTCGTGTTCCACCTCGTCGCTGGCACGGTACACGTCACCACGTTCGCCACCGACTGCTTTAAACGCTGTCCAGCCGTCGGAACACACTTGCGCCTGTCGTTCGTACGACCGGTGTGACGCCCACGGATTCCGGTACCGTCGAGGGTATTTGGATTGCAGAGGAGGGCTCGAAACCGATGGCGGCAGTCGAGTCGGTCGAGGCAGTCGCCAACCGTGGCCTGCGCGGCGACCGGTATTTCCGGGGGACGGGCTACTACTCGGGGTTCGATGGGTGTGAGGTAACACTCGTGACCGAGTCGGCACTCGAAAGCATCCAGGAGGAGTACGACATCGACCTCCGGGACGGCCGCCACCGGCGCAACGTCGTGACACGCGGCGTACCCCTCATCCACCTCCTCGACACGCGGTTCGCTGTCGGTGACACTGTTCTCGACGGGACGCGCCCACGGCCACCGTGTGCCCACGTCGAAGCCGTCGCCGAGGAAGACGGGGTGGCACGGGCACTACAGGCAGACAGGGGCGGCATCTGCGCGCACGTCGTCGAGAGCGGGACTGTCGAAGTCGGCGACACCGTCGAGGTACGGGAGCGGCTGACTACCGACCCGGACGAACTGGCCGAGGCGATACGGGACCGCCACGACTGAGACGGGCACGCCCTCGCTCGGTCAGACCCGGGTGACTCGTCGGTACCAGAGGTACCCGAGACCGGCGACGAGGACGAATCCCCCGCCGAGCGTCGGCAGGGACGGGACAGGTGGCAGCGAGACGAGGCCGCCATCGTCCTCGGCCGTCGCCGTCGGCTGGTCCGGTTCGGTTCCGTCAGGTGTCGTCGAGTCGGTGGTCGTTTCGATGCCG
This genomic window contains:
- a CDS encoding phosphopantetheine adenylyltransferase; translated protein: MKVALGGTFDPVHDGHRALFERAFELGDVTVGLTSDELAPKTRDEDRRVRSFEERERDLEAELSRFAEEYDRTYDIRQLREPTGIATEEQFDVLIVSPETETGGRRINEIRRDRGHDPLDIEVVDHVYADDGEIISSTRIVRGEIDEHGNLTPDRDGRPMRDAGE
- a CDS encoding transcription initiation factor IIB family protein, with translation MYRASDEVEHEQWLTELADARETLDLGEETEVRAADLFLSSVPDDDRSKRAVLAASLYVATLVTGERRSQGEVASAVGVSRLTVQQRWKDLLETAGLDAPDW
- a CDS encoding MOSC domain-containing protein; this encodes MAAVESVEAVANRGLRGDRYFRGTGYYSGFDGCEVTLVTESALESIQEEYDIDLRDGRHRRNVVTRGVPLIHLLDTRFAVGDTVLDGTRPRPPCAHVEAVAEEDGVARALQADRGGICAHVVESGTVEVGDTVEVRERLTTDPDELAEAIRDRHD